From the genome of Thermoproteota archaeon:
TGAGGGAGAGAGACTCGAGGGATCCATTCTATAATACCACCTAACAGGTGCCACACCTTGATCCTCTGATCCACGGCAAACCTCCTGCTCTTCATGAGCAAATCTAGCTCTAAGAGAGAAGCCGAGAGACCTTCCTGTCCTCACTGAGTTCCTCTATTAACTCAATGGAATGAGGGTGAAGCGGTCTGAGGTCGAAGATAGGCAACGAGGTGACTGTGTCGATGATCTCCACCTAGAATCATCTTCAGTATCTTGGAGGCCTCGTGATCCTCTCCCTTCCAGTATTTGAACTTCTCATCGAAGATCTTGGAGACCTCCTCATACAGCTTGTCTAAAACTATGATCTCAGCTAAGTTATCACTGGTCACTTTCAGGAGGACTCTGCTCCCTTTCCTGATGCCCAGTCTGCGCCTCGCCTCGACGGGTAAGATCATTCTCCCACGATCATCAATAATTACCACATAACCCAAAACCCACCATGGCGCCTAACATCCCATTCAAAATAAAATAGAGTTTTCTCAAATGTGTGCGTTGAGAAGGGCATCACTTAAGAACCAGCCCGTTCGGATATAAGGGAGATCCGGGGAGGTGGGCGAACTGTACCTACCGTGGAGCCGGGTCTCCGACTTTACATGTTACGCCTGCGGCCTATGTTGCTACCGCTTCCGCATCCCCTTGAAGCCCCATGAAGCAATATCCGTAGCCCGCACCTTCGGTCCTCAGTATGTAGAGTCCATCGCCGGGAAACAGTACATAAGGAAGAGGGAAGGAGAGGCCTGTCCATTCCTCATCGAGGATAATGGAGTGGGTCTATGCTACCTTCAAAGCTTGGGAATTAAGCCCTCC
Proteins encoded in this window:
- a CDS encoding YkgJ family cysteine cluster protein, yielding MGELYLPWSRVSDFTCYACGLCCYRFRIPLKPHEAISVARTFGPQYVESIAGKQYIRKREGEACPFLIEDNGVGLCYLQSLGIKPSACKIWPFKIYRNPEYGRGEEAYYSHKLGEFYVYVDQRCPGIKLGRPT
- a CDS encoding AbrB/MazE/SpoVT family DNA-binding domain-containing protein, with the protein product MVIIDDRGRMILPVEARRRLGIRKGSRVLLKVTSDNLAEIIVLDKLYEEVSKIFDEKFKYWKGEDHEASKILKMILGGDHRHSHLVAYLRPQTASPSFH